A stretch of Pseudomonas sp. 7SR1 DNA encodes these proteins:
- a CDS encoding tetratricopeptide repeat protein, with amino-acid sequence MPSLRRYALISLLVLLVIVVGTLWLRSTTPQIPEAVKRGYSEALEQARNGQPGAARMLYQQLGRPDLSPKRRVWLHAELPNYPSPQALKLADADLHSESADVRRAAIGSIIGLVPANQRTLLLGPLLEDNEPEVRFAAVNALLGLSPDDLGLYFGAMQLAIDTWKQVLQDGPQTSESLYQLARLYLHNAQLDKARQALEQALKLKPDNLPALVMQVEVLDKLGQGDAARKLLARELQAQPESAYLQHALGMWLLQHGQTEYAVLGLAKAVELEPENRHYRYDLATTLHAENEVEAAQKQLQEIVQRYPADRKARVLLINYWKETGQLQHVQVLLAKLEQLNPDDPALQQAW; translated from the coding sequence ATGCCCTCGCTTCGCCGCTATGCGCTTATCAGCCTGCTCGTGCTATTGGTCATCGTTGTGGGCACCCTGTGGCTGCGCAGCACCACCCCGCAGATCCCGGAAGCGGTCAAGCGTGGCTACAGCGAGGCACTGGAACAGGCGCGCAACGGCCAGCCTGGCGCGGCACGGATGCTATACCAGCAACTGGGTCGCCCTGACCTGTCGCCCAAGCGCCGGGTATGGCTGCACGCCGAGCTGCCCAACTACCCAAGCCCCCAGGCCCTGAAACTGGCGGATGCGGACCTGCACAGCGAATCGGCGGACGTGCGTCGGGCAGCCATCGGCAGCATCATCGGGCTGGTGCCGGCGAACCAGCGCACCCTGCTGCTGGGGCCATTGCTCGAGGACAACGAGCCTGAAGTACGGTTTGCCGCCGTGAATGCACTGCTGGGCCTGTCACCCGATGACCTGGGCTTGTATTTCGGTGCCATGCAGCTGGCCATCGACACTTGGAAGCAGGTACTCCAGGACGGCCCGCAAACCAGTGAGTCCCTGTATCAGCTTGCCCGCCTGTACCTGCACAACGCCCAGCTGGACAAGGCCCGACAAGCCCTGGAACAGGCCTTGAAGCTCAAGCCGGACAACCTGCCGGCACTGGTCATGCAGGTCGAAGTGCTGGACAAACTGGGCCAGGGCGATGCCGCGCGCAAATTGCTCGCCCGAGAGTTGCAAGCCCAGCCGGAATCGGCTTATCTGCAACATGCGCTGGGCATGTGGTTGCTGCAGCATGGCCAGACCGAATACGCCGTGCTCGGCTTGGCGAAAGCGGTGGAACTGGAGCCGGAAAACCGTCATTACCGTTATGACCTCGCCACCACTCTTCACGCCGAGAATGAGGTGGAAGCGGCGCAAAAGCAGTTGCAGGAGATCGTCCAGCGCTACCCCGCCGACCGCAAGGCGCGGGTCCTGCTGATCAATTACTGGAAGGAAACCGGTCAGTTGCAGCATGTCCAGGTTCTGTTGGCGAAACTGGAACAACTGAACCCCGACGACCCGGCGTTGCAGCAGGCCTGGTGA
- a CDS encoding substrate-binding periplasmic protein: MSRITCVSNARAKVLCRLSLLLTLLGLCTAHGAPLPIELHILDAPPLTFVDDPKGHGIVGDIAIEAMIRAGYAVKIHVLPWARAQKHVSEEEDHLIAPLSRIPVREDRFTWIAPIMSMERAFFTLDRQVASFAQARETFRKIGVGLGSAQEAILRAEGFDDDQIYTLTIGDNPAQMLLMGRIDAWFNGVPESRYIWPKVSDRKLLMSSVGSSADIYLACSRKCSAKMVRDLRQAVEAMRQDGTFSRVQAIYQPR; encoded by the coding sequence ATGAGCCGGATCACCTGCGTGTCGAATGCTCGCGCCAAAGTGCTTTGCCGGCTTAGCCTGTTGCTGACATTGCTGGGCTTGTGCACTGCGCATGGCGCCCCTCTGCCCATCGAACTGCACATCCTCGATGCGCCTCCACTGACCTTCGTCGACGACCCCAAGGGGCATGGCATCGTTGGCGATATCGCCATTGAGGCGATGATCCGCGCCGGCTATGCGGTGAAAATCCATGTCTTGCCCTGGGCCCGGGCACAAAAACATGTCAGCGAGGAGGAGGATCACCTGATCGCCCCGCTGTCGCGCATCCCCGTGCGGGAGGATCGCTTTACCTGGATCGCCCCGATCATGTCGATGGAGCGGGCGTTCTTCACCCTCGACCGGCAAGTGGCCAGCTTTGCCCAGGCCAGGGAGACCTTCCGCAAGATCGGTGTCGGCCTGGGAAGCGCCCAGGAGGCGATCCTGCGTGCCGAGGGGTTCGACGACGATCAGATCTACACGCTGACCATCGGCGACAACCCCGCTCAGATGCTCCTGATGGGACGCATCGATGCCTGGTTCAACGGCGTCCCGGAAAGCCGCTACATCTGGCCCAAGGTGTCCGACCGCAAGCTTTTGATGAGCTCGGTGGGCAGCAGCGCCGACATCTACCTGGCCTGCTCCAGGAAGTGCTCGGCCAAGATGGTGAGAGACTTGCGCCAGGCCGTCGAAGCGATGCGCCAGGACGGCACCTTCAGCCGTGTACAGGCGATCTATCAGCCCCGGTAA
- a CDS encoding efflux RND transporter permease subunit — protein MKFSQFFISRPIFAAVLSLLILIAGAISLFQLPISEYPEVVPPTVVVRANFPGANPKVIGETVAAPLEQAITGVENMLYMSSQSTADGKITLTITFALGTDLDNAQVQVQNRVTRTEPKLPEEVTRIGITVDKASPDLTMVVHLTSPDKRYDMLYLSNYALLNIKDELARLGGVGDVQLFGMGDYSLRVWLDPNKTASRNLTATDVVTAIREQNRQVAAGALGAPPAPNATAFQLSVNTQGRLVTEEEFENIIIRSGENGEITRLRDIARVELGSSQYALRSLLDNQPAVAIPIFQRPGSNAIQISNDVRAKMDELKKGFPAGMDYSIVYDPTIFVRGSIEAVVHTLFEALILVVLVVILFLQTWRASIIPLVAVPVSLIGTFAVMHLFGFSLNALSLFGLVLAIGIVVDDAIVVVENVERNIGLGLTPVEATKRAMGEVTGPIIATALVLCAVFVPAAFISGLTGQFYKQFALTIAISTVISAFNSLTLSPALAAVLLKSHDAPKDRFSRFLDRILGSWLFRPFNRFFDRASHSYVGAVGRVIRSSGIALFVYAGLMVLTFFGFSSTPTGFVPGQDKQYLVAFAQLPDAASLDRTEDVIKRMSDLALKQPGVESAVAFPGLSINGFTNSPNAGIVFVTLKPFDERKDPSQSAGAIAGALNGQYSEIQEAYMAIFPPPPVQGLGTIGGFRLQIEDRGNLGYDELYKETMNIITKSRSVPELAGLFTSYTVNVPQVDAAIDREKAKTHGVAVSDIFDTLQIYLGSLYANDFNRFGRTYQVNVQAEQQFRLESDQIGQLKVRNNRGEMIPLATFIKVSDTSGPDRVMHYNGFITAEINGAAAPGYSSGQAEKAIEKLLKEELPNGMTYEWTDLTYQQILSGNTALFVFPLCVLLAFLVLAAQYESWSLPLAVILIVPMTLLSAITGVILSGGDNNIFTQIGLIVLVGLACKNAILIVEFAKDKQLEGMNPLAAVLEACRLRLRPILMTSFAFIMGVVPLVFSSGAGAEMRHAMGVAVFSGMLGVTFFGLLLTPVFYVLIRNFVERSEARKAARALKLEAQQ, from the coding sequence ATGAAATTTTCCCAGTTCTTCATTTCACGGCCGATCTTCGCAGCGGTACTGTCGCTGCTGATCCTGATCGCCGGCGCCATTTCGCTGTTCCAGTTGCCGATCAGCGAATACCCTGAAGTCGTGCCGCCGACCGTGGTGGTGCGGGCCAACTTCCCGGGCGCCAACCCCAAGGTCATCGGCGAAACCGTGGCCGCTCCCCTGGAGCAGGCCATCACTGGTGTCGAGAACATGCTCTACATGTCCTCGCAGTCCACCGCCGACGGCAAGATCACCCTGACCATCACCTTCGCCCTGGGCACCGACCTGGACAACGCCCAGGTGCAGGTGCAGAACCGCGTCACCCGGACCGAGCCCAAGCTGCCGGAAGAAGTGACCCGGATCGGCATCACGGTGGACAAGGCTTCGCCCGACCTGACGATGGTCGTGCACCTGACCTCGCCGGACAAACGCTACGACATGCTCTACCTGTCCAACTATGCCCTGCTCAACATCAAGGACGAGCTGGCACGCCTGGGCGGCGTGGGTGACGTGCAACTGTTCGGCATGGGTGACTACTCCCTGCGGGTCTGGCTGGATCCGAACAAGACCGCCTCGCGCAACCTGACCGCCACCGACGTGGTCACCGCGATCCGCGAACAGAACCGCCAGGTGGCCGCCGGTGCCCTGGGCGCTCCGCCAGCCCCCAACGCCACGGCCTTCCAGCTTTCGGTCAACACCCAGGGGCGCCTGGTGACCGAGGAAGAGTTCGAGAACATCATCATTCGCTCCGGCGAGAACGGAGAGATCACTCGCCTGAGAGACATCGCGCGGGTGGAACTGGGCTCCAGCCAATACGCCCTGCGCTCGCTGCTGGACAACCAGCCGGCGGTGGCCATCCCGATCTTCCAGCGGCCAGGCTCCAACGCCATCCAGATTTCCAACGATGTTCGCGCCAAGATGGACGAATTGAAGAAGGGCTTCCCCGCCGGGATGGACTACAGCATCGTCTATGACCCGACGATCTTCGTGCGCGGCTCCATCGAAGCGGTAGTCCATACCCTCTTCGAAGCGCTGATCCTCGTGGTGCTGGTGGTGATCCTGTTCCTGCAGACCTGGCGCGCCTCGATCATCCCTCTGGTGGCGGTACCGGTGTCGCTGATCGGTACGTTCGCCGTGATGCATCTATTCGGCTTCTCGCTGAACGCGCTCTCGCTATTCGGCCTGGTACTGGCCATCGGTATCGTGGTGGACGACGCCATCGTGGTGGTGGAGAACGTCGAACGGAACATCGGCCTGGGCCTCACGCCCGTGGAGGCCACCAAACGCGCCATGGGCGAAGTGACCGGTCCGATCATCGCCACGGCCTTGGTACTGTGTGCGGTCTTCGTTCCCGCGGCGTTCATCAGCGGCCTGACCGGGCAGTTCTATAAGCAGTTCGCCCTGACCATCGCCATCTCCACGGTGATCTCGGCGTTCAACTCCCTGACCTTGTCACCGGCCCTGGCAGCGGTACTGCTCAAGAGCCACGACGCGCCCAAGGACCGTTTCTCCAGGTTCCTGGACCGCATCCTCGGCAGCTGGCTGTTCCGCCCGTTCAACCGCTTTTTCGACCGTGCCAGCCACAGCTACGTGGGCGCCGTGGGCCGCGTGATCCGCAGCAGCGGCATCGCCCTGTTCGTCTACGCCGGCCTGATGGTGCTGACGTTCTTCGGTTTCTCCAGCACGCCCACCGGTTTCGTGCCAGGCCAGGACAAGCAGTACCTGGTGGCCTTCGCGCAACTACCGGATGCCGCGAGCCTGGACCGCACCGAAGATGTGATCAAGCGCATGTCCGACCTGGCCCTCAAGCAACCCGGCGTCGAAAGCGCGGTGGCCTTCCCTGGCCTGTCGATCAACGGGTTCACCAACAGCCCCAATGCCGGCATCGTGTTCGTGACCCTCAAGCCTTTCGACGAGCGCAAGGACCCGAGCCAGTCGGCCGGTGCCATTGCCGGCGCCTTGAACGGGCAGTACTCGGAAATCCAGGAAGCCTATATGGCGATCTTCCCGCCGCCGCCGGTACAGGGGCTGGGTACGATCGGTGGTTTCCGCCTGCAGATCGAGGACCGGGGCAACCTCGGTTACGACGAGCTGTACAAGGAAACCATGAACATCATCACCAAGAGCCGCAGCGTGCCGGAACTGGCCGGCCTGTTCACCAGCTACACCGTGAACGTGCCCCAGGTCGACGCCGCCATCGACCGTGAGAAAGCCAAGACCCACGGCGTGGCCGTCAGCGACATCTTCGACACCCTGCAGATCTACCTGGGTTCGCTGTATGCCAACGACTTCAACCGCTTCGGCCGTACCTACCAGGTCAACGTCCAGGCCGAGCAGCAGTTCCGTCTCGAATCGGACCAGATCGGCCAGCTCAAGGTGCGCAACAACCGTGGGGAGATGATTCCACTGGCCACCTTTATCAAGGTCAGCGATACCTCGGGGCCGGACCGCGTGATGCACTACAACGGTTTCATCACTGCGGAAATCAACGGCGCGGCCGCACCGGGCTACAGCTCCGGCCAGGCGGAAAAGGCCATCGAGAAACTGCTCAAGGAAGAACTGCCCAACGGCATGACCTACGAGTGGACCGACCTGACCTACCAGCAGATCCTCTCGGGCAACACCGCGCTGTTCGTGTTCCCGCTCTGCGTGCTGCTGGCGTTCCTGGTGCTCGCGGCGCAGTACGAAAGCTGGAGCCTGCCGCTGGCGGTGATCCTGATCGTACCGATGACCCTGCTGTCGGCCATTACCGGAGTGATCCTGTCCGGTGGCGACAACAACATCTTTACCCAGATCGGCTTGATCGTACTGGTGGGGCTTGCATGCAAGAACGCGATTCTGATCGTCGAGTTCGCCAAGGATAAACAGCTGGAAGGCATGAACCCGCTGGCGGCGGTCCTGGAAGCCTGCCGTCTGCGTCTGCGGCCGATCCTGATGACCTCCTTCGCCTTCATCATGGGCGTGGTGCCCCTGGTGTTCTCCAGCGGCGCCGGCGCGGAAATGCGTCATGCCATGGGTGTGGCGGTGTTCTCCGGGATGCTGGGCGTAACCTTCTTCGGCCTGCTGCTCACGCCGGTGTTCTATGTACTGATCCGCAACTTCGTCGAACGCAGCGAGGCCCGCAAGGCGGCCCGGGCTTTGAAACTGGAGGCGCAACAATGA
- the mexE gene encoding multidrug efflux RND transporter periplasmic adaptor subunit MexE: MEHSLSKLRFPLALLAVLVISACGKTPDTAASMPAAKVSVAKVLEQPVNEWDEFTGRLEAPETVEIRPRVSGQIDEVAFTEGALVKKGDLLFQIDPRPFQAEVRRLEAQLAQARATATRSENEAQRGERLRQSNAISAELADSRTSAAAEARAAAAAIQAQLDLAKLNLSFTRVTAPISGRVSRAEITAGNLVTADVTRLTSVVSTDKVYAYFDADERVFLKYTQLARQGQRGQATPVYMGLSNEDGNPHLGQMNFIDNQVNPQTGTIRGRAVFDNKDGAYTPGLYARLKLVGSGTYSAVLINDEAVGTDLGKKFVLVMDADNKPAYRAVELGPKIEGLRIVRNGLSKDDTIIVKGLQRVRPGSPVTPETIPMASEETLAALAQHRKALEASNLPQVAPSKATNGTAGKLAAATPRG; encoded by the coding sequence ATGGAACATTCACTTTCAAAATTGCGTTTTCCCCTCGCACTGTTGGCAGTGCTGGTGATAAGCGCCTGTGGCAAGACTCCCGATACCGCGGCTTCCATGCCGGCCGCCAAGGTGAGTGTGGCCAAGGTGCTGGAACAACCGGTCAACGAATGGGACGAGTTCACCGGACGCCTCGAGGCACCGGAGACTGTCGAGATTCGTCCGCGGGTTTCCGGTCAGATCGACGAAGTGGCCTTCACCGAAGGCGCGCTGGTCAAGAAAGGCGACCTGTTATTCCAGATCGATCCTCGTCCCTTCCAGGCCGAAGTCCGGCGCCTCGAGGCCCAGCTGGCCCAGGCCCGCGCCACGGCCACCCGTAGCGAGAACGAAGCCCAGCGTGGCGAACGCCTGCGTCAGAGCAATGCCATTTCCGCCGAGCTTGCTGACTCGCGCACCAGTGCCGCCGCCGAGGCCCGTGCCGCCGCAGCGGCCATCCAGGCGCAACTGGACCTGGCCAAGCTGAACCTGAGCTTCACCCGCGTCACCGCGCCCATCAGCGGCCGCGTCAGCCGGGCGGAAATCACCGCCGGCAACCTGGTCACCGCCGACGTCACCCGGCTCACCAGCGTGGTTTCCACCGACAAGGTGTATGCCTACTTCGACGCCGACGAGCGAGTCTTCCTCAAATACACCCAACTTGCCCGCCAGGGCCAGCGCGGCCAGGCCACGCCGGTCTACATGGGCTTGTCCAACGAGGACGGCAACCCGCACCTGGGCCAGATGAACTTCATCGACAACCAGGTCAACCCGCAGACCGGCACCATCCGCGGTCGCGCCGTGTTCGACAACAAGGACGGCGCCTATACCCCAGGCCTCTATGCCCGGCTCAAGCTGGTGGGCAGCGGCACCTACTCCGCCGTGCTGATCAACGACGAAGCCGTGGGCACCGACCTGGGCAAGAAATTCGTCCTGGTGATGGATGCCGACAACAAGCCTGCGTATCGCGCCGTCGAGCTCGGACCGAAGATCGAAGGCCTGCGCATCGTGCGCAACGGCCTGAGCAAGGACGACACCATCATCGTCAAGGGCTTGCAGCGGGTTCGCCCGGGATCGCCGGTCACACCTGAAACCATACCGATGGCCAGCGAAGAAACCCTCGCCGCCCTGGCGCAACATCGCAAAGCGCTCGAAGCCAGCAATCTGCCCCAGGTCGCGCCGTCCAAGGCGACAAACGGAACGGCGGGCAAACTGGCCGCTGCGACTCCACGCGGTTAA
- a CDS encoding ATPase domain-containing protein, giving the protein MSTSNELISAKAATGIEGLDDVLCGGLSRGHVFLLEGEPGTGKTTVALHFLLAGARAGERSLYITLSETERELRQGAASHGWEMDDNIVIFELTPPESLLNAEHQQSLLYSSDLELGEATRQIFEVVERVKPTRVVLDSLSEIRLLAQSSLRYRRQILAIKHYFVRYDATVLLLDDLTTESLDKTVHSVAHGVIRLEELTPTYGAERRRIRVVKYRGQKYRGGYHDFTIMTDGVHVFPRLVAAEHRGQYNRRQLSSGIAQMDALLGGGIETGSSTLILGPAGTGKSLIALIFAAAAVNRGEHAALFIFDEELGLLYERMKNIGIDLQALQDTGRLLIDQVDAAELSPGEFSHRVRRCVDDGNIKTVVIDSINGYQAAMPEENALVLHMHELLLYLNRKGAATYMTVAQHGLVGDMQAPVDITYLADTVILLRYFEALGKVRRAISIIKKRTGSHESTIREYRIGNQGMTIGEPLEAFQGVLRGVPTYMGADNPLLKDDIQ; this is encoded by the coding sequence TTGTCTACATCCAACGAGTTGATCAGCGCAAAAGCCGCTACCGGCATTGAAGGGCTGGACGATGTCCTTTGCGGTGGCCTGTCCCGCGGTCATGTGTTCCTGCTTGAAGGGGAACCGGGGACCGGCAAAACCACGGTCGCCTTGCATTTCCTGCTGGCGGGCGCCCGGGCCGGCGAGCGATCCTTGTACATCACCCTATCGGAAACCGAACGGGAACTGCGTCAGGGTGCCGCCTCCCACGGCTGGGAGATGGATGACAACATTGTCATTTTCGAGCTGACCCCGCCAGAAAGCCTGCTCAACGCCGAGCACCAGCAAAGCCTGCTGTATTCTTCGGACCTCGAGCTGGGGGAAGCCACCCGGCAAATCTTCGAAGTGGTGGAACGGGTCAAGCCGACCCGGGTGGTGCTCGACAGCCTGTCGGAGATCCGCCTGCTGGCCCAGAGTTCGTTGCGCTATCGCCGCCAGATCCTGGCGATCAAGCATTACTTCGTGCGCTACGACGCCACGGTGCTTTTGCTCGACGACCTGACCACGGAGTCCCTGGACAAGACCGTCCACAGCGTTGCCCACGGGGTGATTCGCCTGGAAGAACTGACCCCCACCTATGGCGCCGAGCGACGCCGGATCCGGGTGGTCAAGTATCGCGGACAGAAGTACCGCGGCGGTTACCATGATTTCACCATCATGACCGACGGCGTGCACGTCTTCCCACGACTGGTGGCCGCCGAACACCGCGGGCAATACAACCGCCGGCAACTCTCCAGCGGCATCGCACAAATGGACGCCTTGCTGGGCGGCGGTATCGAAACCGGTTCCAGCACCTTGATCCTGGGCCCGGCAGGTACCGGCAAATCGCTGATTGCGCTGATCTTCGCTGCTGCCGCGGTGAATCGTGGCGAGCACGCCGCGCTATTCATCTTCGACGAGGAACTGGGCCTGTTGTACGAGCGGATGAAAAACATCGGCATCGACCTGCAGGCGCTCCAGGACACCGGCAGGTTATTGATCGACCAGGTGGACGCCGCCGAACTGTCTCCCGGCGAGTTCTCCCACCGGGTGCGTCGTTGCGTCGATGACGGCAACATCAAGACCGTGGTGATCGACAGCATCAACGGCTATCAGGCAGCCATGCCGGAGGAAAATGCCCTGGTGCTGCATATGCATGAGCTGCTGCTCTACCTCAACCGCAAGGGCGCGGCGACCTACATGACCGTCGCGCAACACGGCCTGGTGGGCGACATGCAGGCGCCAGTGGACATCACTTACCTGGCCGACACGGTGATCCTGCTGCGTTACTTCGAAGCGCTGGGCAAGGTTCGCCGAGCGATCTCCATCATCAAGAAACGCACCGGCAGCCATGAATCCACTATCCGCGAATACCGTATCGGCAACCAGGGCATGACCATCGGCGAGCCGCTGGAGGCCTTCCAGGGTGTATTGCGCGGTGTGCCAACCTACATGGGAGCGGACAATCCGTTGCTCAAGGACGACATCCAGTGA
- a CDS encoding type I secretion system permease/ATPase yields MSAHPKTDLEGALAVCRGSFLSVGFFSFFVNLLMLVPSFYMLQVYDRAVGSASLSTLLMLTLIMLLLMATMGGLEWVRSRIMVRVSTRLDTLLGQRLFDASFKQALNSSGMNASGQPLSDLSALRQFLTGNGLFAFFDAPWIPIYLAVMFMFHPWYGWMGLLSALLLGALAFANEQLTRGPLQTANREQMVASAFVAKSLRNAEVVESMGMLASLRQQWNERIHRVLALQSLASDRAASIAAVSRTFRQVLQSLVLGLGAYLTITHEISSGMMIAGSILLGRALAPIDQLIGVWKGFLGARSQYARLQTLLIEVAAEPERMSLPAPEGAIRVEGLSVSAPGSRKPVVRGLSFQVSAGEAVGIIGPSGAGKSSLARALLGIWPGQAGTVRLDGADISQWRREELGQYIGYLPQDIELFEGSISQNISRFGPANAPAVVAAARMAGVHELVLQLPDGYDTVIGANGGGLSGGQRQRIGLARALYGEPRLVVLDEPNSNLDDAGEKMLAEALHKLRQSRATVFVITHRSGVLAQVDKLLVLNQGELSLFGPRDPVLARLRGAAPAAQQATAPSKEADEHLYAKQ; encoded by the coding sequence ATGTCAGCCCACCCGAAGACCGATCTGGAAGGCGCCCTTGCCGTATGCAGAGGCAGTTTCCTCTCCGTTGGTTTTTTCAGTTTTTTCGTCAACCTGCTGATGCTGGTTCCGTCGTTCTACATGTTGCAGGTGTATGACCGCGCTGTAGGAAGCGCCAGTCTGTCGACCTTGTTGATGCTGACGCTGATCATGTTGCTGCTGATGGCCACCATGGGCGGGCTGGAGTGGGTTCGTTCGCGGATCATGGTGCGCGTCAGTACGCGTCTGGACACGCTGCTGGGCCAGCGTCTGTTCGACGCCAGTTTCAAGCAGGCCCTCAATAGCAGCGGGATGAACGCTTCGGGCCAGCCGCTGAGCGACCTGAGCGCGTTGCGCCAGTTCCTGACCGGAAACGGTCTGTTTGCGTTTTTCGATGCGCCCTGGATCCCGATCTACCTGGCGGTCATGTTCATGTTCCACCCCTGGTACGGCTGGATGGGACTATTGAGCGCGTTGCTGCTGGGAGCACTGGCCTTCGCCAACGAGCAACTGACCCGTGGGCCGTTGCAGACGGCCAATCGTGAGCAGATGGTCGCCAGCGCCTTTGTCGCCAAGAGCCTGCGCAATGCCGAGGTGGTGGAGTCCATGGGCATGCTCGCCAGCCTGCGCCAGCAGTGGAACGAGCGCATCCATCGGGTCCTGGCCTTGCAGAGTCTGGCCAGTGATCGCGCGGCGAGCATTGCCGCGGTGTCCAGGACGTTCCGCCAGGTCCTCCAGTCCCTGGTGCTGGGGTTGGGGGCCTATTTGACGATTACCCATGAAATTTCCTCGGGGATGATGATCGCCGGTTCCATTCTGCTGGGGCGGGCGTTGGCGCCCATCGACCAGTTGATTGGCGTGTGGAAAGGCTTTCTGGGAGCACGCTCGCAATATGCCCGGTTGCAGACGCTGCTGATCGAGGTGGCCGCTGAGCCAGAACGCATGTCATTACCCGCGCCCGAAGGGGCGATTCGCGTCGAGGGGCTTTCGGTGAGTGCGCCGGGCAGCCGCAAGCCGGTTGTCCGGGGCTTGAGCTTCCAGGTGTCCGCCGGCGAAGCGGTGGGCATCATCGGTCCCAGCGGCGCCGGCAAGTCCAGCCTGGCCCGGGCGTTGCTGGGTATCTGGCCAGGCCAGGCCGGCACCGTACGCCTGGACGGTGCAGACATCAGCCAATGGCGCCGGGAGGAGTTGGGCCAATATATCGGCTATCTGCCCCAGGACATCGAATTGTTCGAGGGCTCCATCAGCCAGAATATCTCGCGCTTTGGCCCGGCCAATGCGCCAGCAGTGGTCGCCGCCGCGCGCATGGCGGGTGTCCATGAGCTGGTGCTGCAATTGCCCGACGGCTACGACACCGTGATCGGCGCCAATGGCGGCGGATTGTCCGGTGGCCAGCGGCAACGCATCGGCCTGGCTCGCGCCTTGTACGGTGAGCCACGCCTGGTGGTGCTCGATGAGCCGAACTCCAACCTGGACGACGCCGGGGAAAAAATGCTTGCCGAGGCGTTGCACAAACTCAGGCAGAGCCGTGCCACGGTGTTTGTCATCACGCACCGCTCAGGTGTGCTGGCGCAGGTAGACAAGCTGCTGGTCCTCAACCAGGGCGAGTTGAGCCTGTTCGGGCCGCGCGACCCGGTCCTGGCACGGTTGCGGGGCGCTGCCCCCGCCGCCCAGCAGGCGACGGCCCCATCGAAAGAAGCGGATGAGCACCTTTATGCCAAGCAATAA
- a CDS encoding efflux transporter outer membrane subunit produces the protein MSLKAFVPSLLALALSACAVGPDYKAPQTEAANIITATEGAAGQKNFDRARFEGIWWQQFDDPTLNALVSRSLEGNRELRVAFARLRAARAIRDDASNDVMPTITSRASSNLGKGQIPGQTTDRVNTERYDLGLDMAWELDLFGRIQRNLEATDADQQAAEADLYQLQVTMIAELVDAYGQLRGAQLREKIALANLENQQASRKITESLRDAGVGDQLDVVRADARLASVEASVPQLQAEQVRQRNRIATLLGERPDKLSVDLSPKELPAIAKALPIGDPGELLQRRPDILSAERQLAAATARIGVAKADLFPRVSLSGFLGFTAGRGSQIGSSAANAWALGPSITWAAFDLGSVRARLRGANAEAEGALASYEQQVLLALEESENAFSDYGKRQQRLISLIRQSESSRAAADLAEIRYREGTVDFLVLLDAQRERLAAEDTQAQAEVDLYRGIVAIYKALGGGWQPETVASN, from the coding sequence ATGAGTTTGAAAGCGTTCGTTCCGAGCTTGCTGGCCCTGGCGCTCAGCGCCTGCGCGGTGGGCCCGGACTACAAGGCACCACAGACCGAGGCGGCGAATATCATCACCGCCACCGAAGGTGCCGCCGGCCAGAAGAACTTCGACCGGGCCCGTTTCGAAGGCATCTGGTGGCAGCAATTCGATGACCCGACACTCAATGCGCTGGTGAGCCGGTCCCTGGAAGGCAACCGCGAGCTGCGCGTAGCGTTCGCCCGCCTGCGGGCAGCCCGGGCGATTCGCGATGACGCCAGCAACGACGTCATGCCGACCATCACCAGCCGAGCCAGCAGCAACCTGGGTAAGGGCCAGATTCCCGGGCAAACCACCGACCGGGTCAATACCGAGCGCTATGACCTGGGCCTGGACATGGCCTGGGAGCTGGACCTGTTCGGACGCATCCAGCGCAACCTGGAAGCCACCGATGCCGACCAGCAGGCCGCCGAAGCCGACCTCTATCAGCTGCAGGTGACCATGATCGCCGAGTTGGTGGACGCCTATGGGCAACTGCGCGGCGCTCAACTGCGGGAAAAAATCGCCCTGGCGAACCTCGAGAACCAGCAAGCCTCACGCAAGATCACCGAAAGCCTGCGCGATGCCGGCGTCGGCGATCAGCTCGACGTGGTACGCGCCGATGCGCGCCTGGCCTCGGTGGAAGCCAGCGTGCCGCAGCTGCAGGCCGAGCAGGTCCGCCAACGCAACCGCATCGCCACCTTGCTGGGCGAACGCCCGGACAAGCTGAGCGTCGACCTGAGCCCCAAGGAGCTTCCCGCCATCGCCAAGGCCCTGCCCATCGGCGATCCGGGTGAGCTGCTGCAACGGCGTCCGGACATCCTGAGCGCCGAACGCCAGCTGGCGGCTGCCACGGCGCGCATCGGCGTCGCCAAGGCCGACCTGTTCCCTCGGGTCAGCCTGAGCGGTTTCCTCGGCTTTACCGCCGGGCGCGGCTCGCAGATCGGCTCCTCGGCGGCCAACGCCTGGGCATTGGGGCCGAGCATTACCTGGGCCGCCTTCGACCTGGGCAGCGTGCGGGCCCGCCTGCGCGGTGCCAATGCCGAAGCGGAAGGCGCCCTGGCGTCCTACGAACAGCAAGTGCTGCTGGCCCTGGAGGAATCGGAAAACGCATTCAGCGACTACGGCAAGCGCCAGCAACGCCTGATCTCGCTGATTCGCCAGAGCGAATCGAGCCGCGCCGCCGCCGACCTGGCCGAAATCCGCTATCGCGAAGGCACCGTGGACTTCCTCGTGCTCCTCGACGCCCAGCGTGAACGCCTGGCCGCCGAAGACACCCAGGCCCAGGCCGAAGTGGACCTGTATCGCGGCATCGTCGCGATCTACAAGGCCCTGGGCGGTGGCTGGCAACCGGAAACCGTCGCCAGCAACTGA